ATGCGAACCGGACTCGAATGCTTCACCATCTGGGTGACCTCCTGACTCGGGCCGCGACTGCTGGAATCAGTCGCTATCAAGCCCTTTCAGGAGGTCATTTTGCTAAACGGGTCGGATGGAAACGGTGGATTCAGGCTAAGGCTTGATGACTCCATCTCTCGCGAGCGAGTCCAGCAACAGATGAAAGTAGACCAGGCCGGCATAAGGGCTCCAACGGGAGACGAGGTCCTGAACCCGTTCGTAGGCCAACTCACCGTCGAGATCGAGGAGCTGCCTCAACCTGTTGTGAGCACCAATGTCGTCCCCGGGAAAGATATGTACCCGTCCGAGTCCCCGGAGCATCACGTACTCAGCCGTCCAGCGGCCAATGCCCCAGAGTGAGGTAAGGGCTTCGAAGGCATCACTGTCATCGAGATATTCCGTTCCCTCCAGATCGAGGTCACCGGTGACGATCGTCTGGGCGGCTTCGACGATAGTCCGCGCTTTCGAAAAGCTGAATCCCAGCTGTTTGATCTCCTCGGGATCCACGCTTGCAAGTTCCTCCGGTCCGGGGAAAGCCGGTTCGCCCCCGCTGGCACCTTCAATGGGAAGGCCGAATTTGGTGGTGATCCGGTTGAGGAGGTGTATGCCCACCTCCAATGACAGTTGCTGACAGGCCGCCCCGTTGACAAGGGCTTCGAACACGGACGGAAGTCGCGGTGGCCTGACTCCGCCCATGCGACTTGCGATTGAACCAATGTCAGGGTCGGATGCTGCCATCTGTTCAAAGCCGGACATATCCAGGTTCAGTCCGAGGATCCGGGTGAGAGCCGAGCGGGCTTCTTCCAGTGCGTGAGTTCCAGCGATTGCCCCCGACACCGTCACCTGAAGGACGGCTGCGTCTGGCTCACCTGACTGGCTGACGACCAGTACGGAGGGGGTGTCGTCGAGGACGAGGGAGCGCCGGTAGCTCGCTGAGTTGGAGTCCCAGAAGTCGATCTGGTTGTGGCCTCTGCGGCGAAGCACCCATGCCGTCAGGTCCAGCCGGAACGGTCCGGCCGGCCGAATCTCGATGGTCTGCTTAGCCGGCAATCGAACCTCCGGGATCAGCCGGGCCACTCCGGAGCTGGTTGAGAAAGGCCTCCAGCTGAGGAGAGCGCGAACCCTTACGGTAGACGGCGAGCATTGTCACGCTGGGAGAATCCTCGATCGGAACCAGCGACATGCCCGAGAAGCTGAGACCCCTGACCGAAGCGGGGAGGACCGCCAAGCCGAGTCCGGTCGCAACCAGACCGAGAACTGCGAGCACACTGGTGGCTGTTTGTGCGATGTACCCATTGCCCTGATGTATCTGGAGCATCCCCAGAGTTTCATCATAGAGCTCCGGAAGAATCTCGCGTTCCACCGCGATCAGGGGTCCAGGGGGTAGCCGTATCAAATGGACGAAATCGGGCGGTTTCGACGGAGGACCAGATACAGCGGAAATCGAAGTCCAAAGTCGGCGCTTGGAACCGGTTTCAGCTAATTACCAGCTATGTATAAGGCGAATAGGGCAGATTGCTTTCAAGGCTCCGGCGGTCCTTGGGCGTAGGTACAATCTGGGTAGGCCTGAAACTCTACAACGCTCCTACCATGCGATTTAGGACGCTTCGGATCGCGAATCCGGCGAGTCCACACGGCGACGTCACGTCGCTTGGCTGCCTGGAGCACCTGAACTCGGAAACTCTCGGGTGGAACCATGAAGTCCCGGTCCCAGTAGAGGCGTTGTAAACCGCCTGTCAGAAAGGAATCCCAGTCGTAGGTGCACTGTCTCGTTGTCTTTGGTCGACCGGCCATGAGTGCCTCCGTTCCGATTTTCATTGGCGGACGAGGAAACCCTATCACTTTTCCCCCTATTCATAACGTTGACCTATAAATCACCTATACCGATAAGGTACAGAATAGGTATAGAGTCGGCAGATGGTGGCCAGAACGGGAAATGCTT
This DNA window, taken from Thermoleophilia bacterium, encodes the following:
- a CDS encoding DNA-3-methyladenine glycosylase 2 family protein, producing MPAKQTIEIRPAGPFRLDLTAWVLRRRGHNQIDFWDSNSASYRRSLVLDDTPSVLVVSQSGEPDAAVLQVTVSGAIAGTHALEEARSALTRILGLNLDMSGFEQMAASDPDIGSIASRMGGVRPPRLPSVFEALVNGAACQQLSLEVGIHLLNRITTKFGLPIEGASGGEPAFPGPEELASVDPEEIKQLGFSFSKARTIVEAAQTIVTGDLDLEGTEYLDDSDAFEALTSLWGIGRWTAEYVMLRGLGRVHIFPGDDIGAHNRLRQLLDLDGELAYERVQDLVSRWSPYAGLVYFHLLLDSLARDGVIKP